From the Brassica napus cultivar Da-Ae chromosome A8, Da-Ae, whole genome shotgun sequence genome, one window contains:
- the LOC106417049 gene encoding uncharacterized protein LOC106417049, translating to MWYLPIADRLKRMYQSKKTASAMRWHAEHQAKEGEMCHPSDAAEWKYFQDQHPRFAEEPRNVYLGLCTDGFNPFGMSNNHSLWPVILTPYNLPPGMCMKTEYLFLTILNSGPNHPRASLDIFLKPLIEELKELWSTGVEAYDVSLNQNFNLKAVLLWTISDFPAYGMLSGWTTHGKLSCPICMEDCKAFYLTNGRKTCWFDCHRRFLPRNHPLRKNKKDFLKGKHALNDFPPESLTGEQVYSELLNGVNPPKTSKCGGNGHDKKKPGYGKRHNWHKESIFWELPYWRDLILRHNLDVMHIEKIFFDNIMNTLMNVKGKSKDTIKSRLDIALFCDREHLHVDSNGQAPFPPYTLDKNARTSLLECVKHSVKFPDGYASDLARCVDLENGKFSGMKSHDCHVFMERLLPFILAELLDQNVHLALSGVGIFFRDLCSRTLQKSRVKQLKQNIVSIICNLEKIFPPSFFDVMQHLPIHLPYEAELGGPVQYRWMYLFERNFKKLKANAKNKRYAAGSIVEAYINQEIAFFSEHYFADNIQTKSRFTRFDEGEVPVYHVEGVPDIFTHPFERMFEDYISAKYPDISEEELSTKRADEYHIWVKDYKHGEGRKTCNYGVCVKGESYTNITDEAHYYGILTDIIEIKYEGAVDLRITLFKCKWYDPVLGRGTRRSNGGIVDVLSSRKYYKYDPFILASQAEQVCYIPYPYVRKPKQLWLNVLKVNPRRLIVAGEYEDVASITLQQENDDAVLMTTVEDLQFEHLVHARKEPINLDFEVGDGEPNDEFRCNLSSSDDDV from the exons ATGTGGTATCTACCTATTGCTGACAGATTGAAGAGAATGTACCAGAGCAAGAAGACTGCAtcagcaatgagatggcatgcagagcaccAAGCAAAAGAGGGTGAAATGTGTCATCCGTCAGATGCGGCGGAGTGGAAATACTTTCAAGATCAACATCCCCGTTTTGCAGAAGAACCTCGCAATGTTTATCTTGGCTTATGTACGGATGGCTTCaatccatttggaatgtctaaTAATCATTCGTTGTGGCCAGTGATCTTGACTCCATATAATCTACCCCCTGGTATGTGCATGAAGACAGAGTACTTGTTTCTCACAATTTTGAATTCTGGACCGAATCACCCGCGAGCTAGTCTAGATATCTTCCTCAAACCTTTGATTGAGGAGTTGAAAGAGTTATGGTCTACTGGAGTTGAAGCATATGATGTCTCCTTGAATCAAAATTTCAATCTTAAAGCAGTGCTTCTTTGGACGATAAGCGACTTTCCGGCATATGGCATGCTATCAGGATGGACGACCCATGGGAAGTTGTCTTGTCCAATTTGCATGGAAGATTGTAAGGCTTTTTATCTGACTAATGGAAGGAAGAcctgttggtttgattgtcatcgaaGATTTCTTCCTCGTAACCATCCACTGAGAAAGAATAAAAAGGACTTCTTGAAGGGAAAACACGCTTTGAATGATTTTCCACCTGAATCTTTGACTGGTGAGCAAGTTTATTCGGAGCTGTTAAATGGTGTCAATCCACCAAAAACATCTAAGTGTGGTGGAAATGGTCATGACAAGAAGAAACCTGGATATGGAAAACGCCATAATTGGCACAAGGAAAGCATATTCTGGGAGCTGCCATACTGGAGGGACCTCATTCTTCGACATaatcttgatgtgatgcatatagaaaaaattttttttgacaacatcatGAATACTCTTATGAATGTGAAGGGTAAGTCGAAAGACACAATCAAGTCAAGATTGGATATAGCACTTTTCTGTGATAGGGAACATTTACATGTTGATAGCAATGGGCAAGCTCCTTTCCCTCCCTACACATTGGACAAGAATGCAAGAACAAGTTTATTGGAATGTGTGAAACATTCGGTTAAATTCCCAGATGGTTATGCTTCAGACCTAGCTAGGTGTGTTGATCTTGAGAATGGCAAGTTTTCAGGCATGAAGAGTCATGACTGCCATGTTTTTATGGAGAGGCTACTTCCATTTATACTTGCAGAACTCCTAGACCAAAACGTCCATCTTGCGTTATCAG GTGTTGGTATATTTTTCCGTGACCTTTGCTCGAGGACTTTGCAGAAAAGCCGGGTCAAACAACTTAAACAAAACATAGTTTCGATAATCTGCAATTTGGAAAAGATCTTTCCACCATCATTTTTTGACGTGATGCAGCACTTGCCTATACATCTCCCATACGAAGCTGAACTAGGAGGCCCCGTGCAATATAGGtggatgtatctttttgaaaggAATTTCAAAAAGTTGAAAGCAAATGCAAAGAACAAAAGATATGCGGCAGGATCGATAGTTGAAGCATATATCAACCAGGAGATCGCTTTTTTCTCGGAGCACTACTTTGCTGACAATATACAAACGAAATCAAG GTTCACGAGATTTGATGAAGGTGAAGTCCCCGTATATCATGTCGAAGGAGTACCTGATATATTTACTCAC CCATTTGAGAG GATGTTCGAAGATTATATCAGTGCAAAATATCCGGACATTTCCGAAGAAGAACTCTCCACGAAGAGAGCAGATGAATATCATATATGGGTGAAAGATTAT AAGCATGGTGAGGGACGAAAGACTTGTAACTATGGAGTATGTGTTAAAGGAGAGAGTTATACAAATATAACTGATGAAGCACATTACTACGGGATCTTAACTGATATCATAGAAATCAAGTATGAGGGGGCGGTCGATTTGAGAATCACACTTTTTAAGTGTAAGTGGTATGATCCTGTTCTTGGTAGAGGCACTCGGCGAAGCAATGGTGGTATCGTTGATGTTCTTTCATCAAGGAAATACTACAAATATGACCCATTTATTCTAG CTTCACAAGCAGAACAAGTTTGTTATATCCCGTATCCATATGTAAGGAAACCAAAGCAATTGTGGCTTAATGTTCTTAAAGTGAATCCGAGGAGATTAATCGTTGCTGGAGAATATGAAGACGTAGCCTCGATTACGTTACAACAAGAAAACGATGATGCTGTTTTGATGACTACAGTTGAAGACCTACAATTTGAGCATTTGGTACATGCTCGAAAAGAACCAATAAATCTCGATTTCGAAGTGGGAGATGGAGAACCAAATGACGAATTCCGATGTAATTTATCGtcttctgatgatgatgtttAA
- the LOC106416648 gene encoding uncharacterized protein LOC106416648, with amino-acid sequence MGGKRKRKLVAPGSSINKTPRPLPTRYDFVSKATTSNLPPVVLPNNNPAPSVRDYPPPRQLFPSSTFPPSGSAPLPQTQPPTRVPQSSGGEGTSYPQPGRRQSQSPPLEESPSSPLHGAPSPHSSQAQNSHGDPEDFAEFEAPVEPDLSEDVMDVLNRMLAQPGREELTTVLSPKLEPGTTWFGYDKSSLTRRITKIMKKKFNKPFYSWTCVPRDRQEGYFVEFAKKHTWNPMLTGLVQEHFEFICQLRMKGMVSDVRTSRDQPNWIGDTLWKQMTAYWDTEAAVAKSRKASAARLSERNGLGIHKHNSGQKSYMQLEQELIEELGRPVSFGEVFIKAHTRKDGTYVDFKAEKVAEAYKKKKEEKLADLRKDNTEISEGLLLAIEEDNELFIQSTFCNDRGDLFGIGSLKKKLKRKRNDPSSSYSFMHMQQKLEEAELKIKEQEARIAKAEADRALEQAINQAKMAEFSILHKYMRLTDQKYLDFIASEASSPAPPDQ; translated from the exons ATGGGTGGAAAGAGGAAGCGCAAACTCGTGGCACCGGGTTCGTCGATTAATAAAACACCAAGACCATTACCGACTCGGTATGACTTCGTCTCTAAGGCGACGACGTCGAATCTTCCACCGGTGGTTCTCCCTAACAACAATCCGGCGCCGTCGGTAAGGGATTATCCACCTCCGAGGCAACTCTTTCCGTCCTCCACGTTCCCACCTTCTGGATCTGCTCCGCTTCCTCAAACTCAGCCTCCAACTCGAGTACCTCAGTCTTCTGGCGGTGAAGGTACTTCATATCCTCAACCTGGGCGGAGACAATCTCAATCTCCTCCACTTGAAGAATCTCCATCTTCTCCACTTCATGGAGCTCCATCGCCTCACAGTTCTCAAGCACAAAACTCTCATGGAGACCCAGAAGATTTTGCTGAGTTCGAAGCTCCAGTTGAACCTGATCTCTCGGAGGACGTGATGGATGTATTAAACCGTATGCTAGCCCAACCAGGCCGAGAGGAGTTGACAACGGTCCTGTCTCCCAAACTCGAGCCTGGTACAACATG GTTTGGTTATGACAAGTCCAGCTTGACCCGTAGGATAACAAAGATTATGAAAAAGAAGTTTAATAAGCCTTTCTATAGCTGGACCTGTGTGCCTAGAGACAGACAAGAAGGATACTTCGTTGAATTTGCG AAAAAACACACATGGAATCCCATGTTGACCGGTCTTGTTCAAGAACACTTTGAATTCATTTGTCAGCTTCGAATGAAAGGTATGGTCAGTGATGTAAGGACCTCTCGCGACCAACCGAATTGGATAGGAGATACACTCTGGAAACAAATGACTGCTTATTGGGACACTGAGGCAGCAGTGGCAAAGAGCCGCAAGGCATCAGCAGCTCGTTTGTCTGAACGTAATGGTCTTGGTATTCACAAGCATAACTCAGGACAGAAGTCCTATATGCAACTCGAACAGGAGTTG ATAGAGGAGTTGGGAAGACCTGTGAGTTTTGGTGAAGTATTCATCAAGGCTCATACAAGAAAAGATGGAACCTATGTTGATTTCAAAGCAGAAAAAGTTGCTGAGgcttacaaaaagaaaaaggaagagaagttgGCTGACCTTAGGAAGGATAACACTGAAATCTCAGAGGGGCTTTTGCTAGCAATAGAAGAGGACAACGAGCTGTTTATTCAg TCAACTTTCTGCAATGACAGAGGAGACCTTTTTGGTATTGGAAGcctgaagaagaagcttaaGAGAAAACGAAATGACCCGAGCAGCTCCTATTCTTTCATGCACATGCAACAAAAGCTTGAAGAAGCTGAACTCAAGATAAAAGAACAAGAAGCCCGTATTGCCAAGGCTGAGGCAGACCGTGCTCTGGAACAAGCTATTAACCAGGCTAAGATGGCTGAGTTCTCCATTTTGCACAAGTACATGCGTTTAACTGACCAAAAATACCTTGATTTCATTGCCTCTGAAGCATCATCTCCAGCTCCTCCTGATCAGTGA
- the LOC125577430 gene encoding probable WRKY transcription factor 10, whose amino-acid sequence MSDNSQNGIKPISETSSGTSLTTPQSEQRSGGIVERVSARIGRYIPPLNTEYINLTFVRFPISLTSPGFSSLSPSLQSPNMFTDSSSHIIPPSPISNDATQEMVESSGGAHATMMISNNNLPHQPMDIDLSPQGCKKGIADIPTEESVDITSNESSADAVGAPLLPSFDSEVVAGKDAMNLISFKSGGEDDDKDK is encoded by the exons ATGAGTGACAATAGTCAAAACGGTATAAAACCGATCAGCGAGACCTCATCTGGAACCAGTTTAACAACTCCTCAGTCTGAACAAAGATCTGGTGGTATCGTTGAAAGAGTGTCTGCAAGGATAGGAAGATATATTCCACCGCTCAATACGGAATACATCAACCTGACTTTTGTTCGTTTTCCTATTAGCCTAACATCTCCAGGATTCAGTAGTCTCTCTCCATCTTTGCAATCTCCAAATATGTTCACTGACTCTTCTTCACAT ATTATCCCTCCGAGTCCAATCTCGAATGATGCGACTCAGGAGATGGTGGAAAGTTCAGGTGGCGCCCATGCAACGATGATGATATCCAACAACAATCTTCCTCATCAGCCAATGGACATTGATCTGTCTCCTCAAGGAT GTAAAAAAGGCATTGCTGATATTCCAACGGAAGAATCTGTTGATATCACATCTAATGAATCTAGTGCTGATGCTGTTGGTGCTCCTTTACTCCCTTCTTTTGATTCTGAAGTTGTTGCTGGAAAGGATGCTATGAACCTCATCTCCTTTAAAAGTGGTGGCGAAGACGATGACAAGGACAAATAA
- the LOC125577431 gene encoding probable WRKY transcription factor 10: MSDYSQNDNGIKPISETSSRTSLTTPQSERRSGGIVERVSARIGRDIPPLNMEHINPTIVCFPVSVTTPGFSSLSPSLQSPNMFTDSSSQIIRPSPIPNDAIQEMVESSGGAHATMMISNKNLPHQPMEIDLSPQGCKKGIADIPTEDSVDITSHESNADPVGAPLLPSFDSEVVAEKDAMNLISLKSGSEDDGKDK, translated from the exons ATGAGTGACTATAGTCAAAACGACAATGGTATAAAACCGATCAGCGAGACCTCTTCTCGAACCAGCTTAACAACTCCTCAGTCTGAACGAAGATCTGGTGGTATCGTTGAAAGAGTGTCTGCAAGGATAGGAAGAGATATTCCACCACTGAATATGGAACACATCAACCCGACTATTGTTTGCTTTCCTGTTAGCGTAACAACTCCAGGATTCAGTAGTCTCTCTCCATCTTTGCAATCTCCAAATATGTTTACTGACTCTTCTTCACAG ATTATCCGTCCGAGTCCAATCCCGAATGATGCGATTCAGGAGATGGTGGAAAGTTCAGGTGGCGCCCATGCAACAATGATGATATCCAACAAGAATCTTCCTCATCAGCCAATGGAAATTGATCTGTCTCCTCAAGGAT GTAAAAAAGGCATTGCTGATATTCCAACGGAAGACTCTGTTGATATCACATCTCATGAATCTAATGCTGATCCTGTTGGTGCTCCTTTACTCCCTTCTTTTGATTCTGAAGTTGTTGCTGAAAAGGATGCTATGAACCTGATCTCCCTTAAAAGTGGTAGCGAAGACGATGGCAAGGACAAATAA
- the LOC125577432 gene encoding probable WRKY transcription factor 10: MSCSRKFATNYDYSQNDNGIKPISETSSRTSLTTPQSERRSGGIVERVSARIGRDIPPLNMEHINPTLVCFLVNVTSPGFSSLSPSLQSPNMLTDSSSQIIPPSPIPNDATQEMVESSGGSHATMMITNNNLPHQPMDIDLSPQGCKKGTADIPTEESVDITSHESNADPISAPLLPSFDSEVVSEKDAMNLISLKSGSEDDDKDKDKDHNIVVE, encoded by the exons ATGTCTTGTAGTCGTAAATTCGCGACTAACTA tgattataGTCAAAACGACAATGGTATAAAACCGATCAGCGAGACCTCTTCTCGAACCAGCTTAACAACTCCTCAGTCTGAAAGAAGATCTGGTGGTATCGTTGAAAGAGTATCCGCAAGGATAGGAAGAGATATTCCACCACTGAATATGGAACACATCAACCCGACTCTTGTTTGCTTTCTTGTTAACGTAACATCTCCAGGATTCAGTAGTCTTTCTCCATCTTTGCAATCTCCAAATATGTTGACTGACTCTTCTTCACAG ATTATCCCTCCTAGTCCAATCCCGAATGATGCGACTCAGGAGATGGTGGAAAGTTCAGGTGGCTCCCATGCAACGATGATGATAACCAACAATAATCTTCCTCATCAGCCAATGGACATCGATCTGTCTCCTCAAGGAT GTAAAAAAGGCACTGCTGATATTCCAACGGAAGAGTCTGTTGATATCACATCTCATGAATCTAATGCTGATCCTATTAGTGCTCCGTTACTCCCTTCTTTTGACTCTGAAGTTGTTTCTGAAAAGGATGCTATGAACCTCATCTCCCTTAAAAGTGGTAGCGAAGATGATGACAAGGACAAAGACAAAGATCACAACATTGTTGTAgaataa